One Sinorhizobium mexicanum genomic region harbors:
- a CDS encoding SOS response-associated peptidase, translating to MCGRFALTAKPEELMELFGLLEAEDFPARYNIAPTQPIIVVVASDRAKPGSNLPDRKALLVRWGFMPGWVKDPRKFPLLINARSESAMGKAAFRAAMRHRRILVPASGFYEWHRPAKGGGEASQAYWVRPKRGGIVAFAGLMETWSSADGSEVDTAAILTTGSNKVIRRIHDRMPVVIQPEDFARWLDCRTQEPREVADLMTPAPDDYFEAIPVSDKVNKVANTGPEVQDEAVPVKSPETAGRTRDRNEDDAQMSLF from the coding sequence ATGTGCGGACGTTTTGCGCTGACTGCGAAGCCGGAAGAACTGATGGAACTGTTTGGGCTGCTGGAGGCGGAAGACTTCCCGGCGCGCTACAACATCGCGCCAACGCAGCCGATCATCGTGGTCGTCGCCTCGGATCGGGCGAAGCCGGGCAGCAACCTGCCGGATCGCAAGGCCCTGCTTGTCCGCTGGGGCTTCATGCCCGGCTGGGTGAAGGATCCACGCAAGTTCCCGTTGCTCATCAACGCCCGCTCAGAATCGGCGATGGGAAAAGCCGCCTTCCGCGCGGCCATGCGGCATCGCCGCATTCTGGTGCCGGCTTCCGGCTTCTACGAGTGGCACCGCCCGGCGAAAGGCGGCGGCGAGGCCTCCCAGGCCTACTGGGTCCGCCCGAAGAGGGGCGGCATCGTCGCCTTTGCCGGCCTCATGGAGACGTGGTCTTCCGCAGATGGCTCGGAGGTCGATACGGCTGCGATCCTCACCACCGGTTCAAACAAGGTGATTCGGCGTATCCATGATCGCATGCCGGTCGTGATCCAGCCGGAAGATTTTGCCCGCTGGCTGGATTGCCGGACCCAGGAACCGCGCGAAGTCGCCGATCTCATGACGCCAGCCCCTGACGACTATTTCGAGGCGATCCCCGTATCAGACAAGGTCAACAAGGTCGCCAATACAGGGCCCGAGGTCCAGGACGAAG
- a CDS encoding NUDIX hydrolase, whose translation MQKRPELASSAILERDGRYLLVRRANPPSADMYAFPGGRAEPGETPAETALRELAEETGISGHDPVLFETYDLPGKESEGRHFLLSVFTVHADDDSVAIANDDAAGVGWFTPEEIFELPIPESVRQCVEKLSGLRPRLPASDVCHKTDADSDLMGS comes from the coding sequence ATGCAAAAGCGGCCCGAACTCGCCTCCTCCGCCATCCTCGAACGGGATGGGCGCTATCTCCTCGTCCGGCGTGCCAACCCGCCCTCGGCCGACATGTACGCCTTTCCCGGCGGCCGGGCTGAGCCGGGCGAAACGCCGGCAGAGACTGCGCTGCGCGAACTCGCCGAGGAAACCGGTATCAGCGGCCACGACCCGGTGCTCTTCGAAACCTACGATCTGCCGGGAAAGGAATCGGAGGGCCGGCATTTCCTGCTTTCGGTTTTCACGGTCCACGCGGATGACGACTCCGTCGCGATCGCGAATGATGACGCCGCAGGCGTTGGCTGGTTTACACCTGAGGAAATCTTCGAATTACCGATTCCCGAGAGCGTTCGCCAATGCGTGGAAAAGTTGTCCGGACTCCGGCCAAGGCTCCCTGCAAGCGACGTCTGCCATAAAACCGACGCCGATTCGGATTTGATGGGATCATGA
- a CDS encoding TIGR02301 family protein — protein MTSAPPILRLALTGALLVFAVGAAAQQEETPQPDKATPPVTGENATPYDQRLVRLAEILGSVHYLRNLCLKAEEDTWRRSTQELIDKEAGDEPKRRERLTAAFNRGYRTFASVYTTCTEPATLAEQRYRAEGATLASEIVARFGN, from the coding sequence ATGACCAGCGCCCCGCCCATTCTTCGACTTGCCTTGACCGGCGCCCTTCTCGTTTTCGCCGTGGGCGCTGCCGCTCAGCAGGAAGAAACGCCCCAACCGGACAAGGCGACGCCTCCGGTGACCGGGGAAAACGCGACGCCCTATGACCAGCGACTGGTTCGCCTCGCCGAAATTCTCGGATCGGTCCACTATCTGCGCAATCTCTGCCTCAAGGCCGAGGAAGACACGTGGCGGCGTTCGACACAGGAATTGATCGACAAGGAGGCGGGCGACGAACCAAAGCGGCGCGAGCGTCTGACCGCCGCCTTCAACCGTGGGTACCGAACCTTCGCGTCCGTCTATACGACTTGTACCGAGCCAGCCACGCTCGCCGAGCAGCGGTACCGTGCCGAAGGTGCAACACTTGCGTCAGAAATCGTCGCCCGCTTTGGAAATTAG